In a genomic window of Nothobranchius furzeri strain GRZ-AD chromosome 14, NfurGRZ-RIMD1, whole genome shotgun sequence:
- the LOC139062740 gene encoding piggyBac transposable element-derived protein 4-like — MLTATLRFDDRLTRAARRLVQQDKLAPLREVWDLWAARLPLAYNPGEDVCVDEQLVGFRGRCNFKQYMPSKPAKYGIKLWVVCDVATSYAWGIIPYLGKTTRDAPAERGQGKRVVLELTEVRRNKPELPPQLLQMKSRAVLSSLFGFTSTATAVSYIPKRRRNVLLLSTKHHQVQIQEGPQQKPTVIIDYNRCKGAVDNLDKLVATYSCRRKTRRWPMSLFCNMLDVSAYNALVLWLSVEPAWNQQKRSIRRRLFLQELGTSMVRPAQARRTRLPRSSSAAALLEVQQQVEPGPAQEQTKKRCHLCRGKRSVHARFCHACGQAVCKEHSTVVCSACSC; from the exons ATGCTGACTGCAACATTGCGCTTTGATGACCGCTTGACCAGGGCAGCCCGCCGGTTGGTGCAGCAGGACAAGCTCGCTCCCCTGCGGGAAGTGTGGGACCTCTGGGCGGCCCGGCTCCCTCTCGCCTACAACCCCGGTGAAGATGTTTGCGTTGATGAACAGCTCGTCGGATTCAGAGGTCGCTGCAACTTCAAGCAGTACATGCCCTCAAAACCGGCAAAATATGGCATCAAGCTGTGGGTGGTGTGCGATGTGGCCACTTCTTATGCCTGGGGGATTATTCCCTATCTGGGCAAGACGACTCGAGACGCCCCGGCAGAAAGGGGGCAAGGGAAGCGGGTGGTGCTGGAACTCACGGAGG ttaggcgcaacaagccagagttgcccccacagctgctccagatgaaaaGCAGAGCGGTTCTGTCCTCCCTGTTCGGCTTCACCTCCACCGCCACCGCGGTGAGCTACATTCCAAAGCGCAGGCGGAACGTTCTGCTCCTCAGCACCAAACACCATCAGGTTCAGATCCAGGAGGGACCGCAGCAGAAGCCGACCGTAATCATCGATTACAACCGCTGCAAAGGGGCAGTtgacaacttggacaag ctcgttgcaacatacagctgccgccgcaagaccagacgttggcccatgtcgctcttctgcaacatgttagatgtgagcgcctacaatgccctggtcctgtggctgtctgtggaaccggcctggaaccaacagaagaggagcatccgtcgaaggctgttcttgcaggagcttgggacctccatggtgagaccagcccaggcgaggcgcactcgcttgccgcggtccagcagcgctgcagctctgttggaggtgcagcagcaagtggagccaggtccagcccaggagcagacaaagaaaagatgccacctttgcagagggaagaggagcgtgcatgcacgcttttgccatgcatgtggacaggctgtgtgcaaggagcactcaacagttgtgtgctcagcctgcagctgttag
- the LOC139062675 gene encoding sperm-associated antigen 17-like isoform X2: protein MKFTKTTHQDSLESTVLPTQRTKKMNREPAPPEPESKLPPLCVDRRYYSNLLDQVPPEACSVPFIMNCMLEQVVLTLSQTPEEPKPVSGGPWLDPQHASCMQENFLPLLHTEDERNLHLTDVLTLAQKEEDMKV from the exons TTCACTAAAACCACTCATCAGGACTCTTTAGAGTCGACCGTTCTGCCGACCCAACGCACCAAGAAGATGAACAGGGAACCAGCCCCACCAGAACCTG AGAGCAAGCTGCCTCCTCTCTGTGTGGACAGGCGTTACTATAGCAACCTACTGGACCAGGTTCCCCCTGAAGCCTGCTCTGTACCCTTTATCATGAACTGTATgctggagcag GTGGTCCTCACTTTGTCCCAAACACCAGAGGAACCCAAACCGGTCAGCGGTGGTCCCTGGTTAGACCCCCAGCATGCTAGCTGCATGCAGGAGAACTTCCTGCCTCTTCTACACACCGAAGACGAGAGGAACCTGCATTTAACCGACGTCCTGACGTTAGCACAGAAGGAAGAAGACATGAAGGTATAA